In Metopolophium dirhodum isolate CAU chromosome 7, ASM1992520v1, whole genome shotgun sequence, one genomic interval encodes:
- the LOC132949167 gene encoding 52 kDa repressor of the inhibitor of the protein kinase-like — MSNNEYKIVEQFLKFVPVQSTTGQNLADVLLETLNNVGIDLNFLRGQGYDGASSMSGQFKGMQAFISNKYPTAIYVHCVSHSLNLALSNAAEVVPIRNAFGTLQKIYTFFNTPKRQNVLQNNTETSTHNSNKTKLKQLCPTRWVERHDSVIIMKQMLLPVVAALEEIQSWSCKDSSSNAFLLLSGIRQSSFIISLLCAEKLLSYTLPISKILQTSDLDISEALNNVDGVVFVLREIRTNVENEFKIIFDEANEIANALELTITMPRLTKNQTKRCNVPAENEEEYYRRAIFIPWLDSFINNISDRFLKHKCIIKSFKCLLPTGNSPNQTEKSQYLELLEFYKNDIPENGVNAAVAEFDLWYQKFQCPNHSLPHNAIDALNLCNDTLFETIFILLKIFSTLPVSTSTTERSFSTLRRIKTYLRNTMSQNRLNGLAMLHIHREIDVQTSEVLSVLGKKRTRRLKFII; from the coding sequence ATGAGCAATAATGAGTACAAAATTGTtgaacaatttttgaaatttgttccTGTTCAATCTACAACAGGTCAAAACTTGGCAGATGTTCTTTTAGAAACATTAAACAATGTTGGGattgatttaaactttttacgTGGACAAGGCTATGATGGTGCTTCTTCTATGAGCGGCCAATTTAAAGGCATGCAGgcgtttatttcaaataaatacccAACTGCAATATACGTACATTGCGTTTCGCATAGTTTAAACTTAGCTTTATCAAATGCAGCTGAAGTAGTTCCAATTAGAAATGCTTTTGGCACtctccaaaaaatatatacattttttaatacccCGAAACGGCAAAATGTCCTTCAAAATAATACCGAAACATCAActcataattcaaataaaacgaaattaaaGCAACTTTGTCCCACCAGATGGGTTGAACGTCATGATTCggttattataatgaaacaaaTGTTGTTGCCTGTAGTTGCAGCTTTAGAAGAAATACAGTCATGGAGTTGTAAAGACTCATCGTCTAATGCGTTCTTACTGTTAAGTGGGATTCGACAAtcaagttttattatttcactatTGTGTGCAGAGAAACTCTTAAGTTATACTTTACCAATCAGTAAAATTCTTCAAACGAGTGATTTAGATATTTCAGAGGCTTTGAATAACGTAGACGGTGTAGTATTCGTTCTTCGCGAGATACGAACTAACGttgaaaatgaatttaaaattattttcgacgAAGCAAATGAAATTGCTAATGCTTTAGAACTAACAATTACTATGCCCAGATTAACAAAAAATCAAACCAAACGATGCAATGTACCAGCAGAAAATGAAGAAGAATATTATAGACGTGCCATTTTTATTCCATGGCTAGAttcttttataaacaatatatccGACCGATTTTTAAagcataaatgtattattaaaagttttaagtgtCTTTTACCAACTGGAAATTCCCCTAATCAAACAGAAAAATCACAGTATTTAGAacttttagaattttataaaaatgatataccaGAAAATGGTGTTAACGCTGCAGTAGCCGAATTTGATTTATGGTATCAAAAATTCCAATGCCCAAATCATTCATTACCACATAATGCAATCGATGCATTAAATTTGTGTAATGATACTCTATTTGaaactatatttatacttttaaaaatattctcaacATTGCCTGTCTCGACTAGTACAACAGAAAGATCATTTTCCACTTTGAGAAGAATAAAAACATACTTGAGAAATACAATGAGTCAGAATCGACTGAACGGATTAGCTATGCTTCATATTCACAGAGAAATCGACGTTCAAACTTCAGAAGTACTCTCAGTATTGGGGAAAAAAAGAACCAGGCGtctcaaatttataatttaa